One segment of Aquimarina sp. BL5 DNA contains the following:
- a CDS encoding FKBP-type peptidyl-prolyl cis-trans isomerase, which translates to MKVRRYIFAIGVVISALYACNNDDDDDGFVSIPPRDFTEQQEDEEPIIQSYLKTHFFTLVDNSANPDYQIIQFDTIAGDNSSQTSIWDSGLLESKTVTLNDIDYTLYFLKRNNGATSERKPTFADSAFVTYRGEIFYDNVDQDGDGIPDNADVDADGDNEPDNISDSETKTDSDGDGIADDADVDNNPDEPDSDGDGIIDEKDQVDNNNPNRKVFDSAITPVWFDLNSVVPGFREGTIEVSGASGFMENPDNGTVDYNMDFGDFTVFMPSGLAYFNEIQTGIPQYSPLIFSIQLYGMNQTDHDSDGIPSYLEDLEADSDLNVDRDGDGDSTNDIGDRNLSNDDTDGSVVPNFFDIDDDGDGTLTMDEVTVDDANEDGFIDIDLGEIIFYDDDGDGIPNHLDPDDSDPKND; encoded by the coding sequence ATGAAAGTAAGAAGATATATTTTTGCCATAGGAGTTGTTATTTCGGCCTTATATGCTTGTAATAATGATGATGATGATGATGGTTTTGTTAGCATTCCACCAAGGGATTTTACAGAACAGCAAGAAGATGAAGAGCCAATAATACAGAGTTACTTAAAGACGCATTTTTTCACTTTAGTAGATAATAGTGCGAACCCTGACTATCAAATCATACAATTTGATACCATTGCTGGTGATAATAGCAGTCAGACTTCTATTTGGGATTCTGGACTTTTGGAATCCAAGACCGTAACCCTTAATGATATAGATTATACATTATATTTTTTGAAGAGAAATAATGGAGCCACATCTGAACGTAAGCCGACCTTTGCAGATTCAGCATTTGTAACGTATAGAGGAGAAATTTTTTATGATAATGTGGATCAAGATGGAGACGGGATTCCTGATAATGCAGATGTAGATGCAGATGGCGATAATGAGCCTGATAATATAAGTGATTCAGAAACCAAAACGGATAGTGATGGAGATGGGATTGCAGATGATGCGGATGTTGATAATAATCCTGACGAACCAGATAGTGATGGAGATGGAATAATTGATGAAAAGGATCAGGTAGATAATAATAATCCAAATCGAAAAGTTTTTGATAGCGCGATTACTCCGGTATGGTTTGATTTAAATAGTGTTGTACCTGGATTTAGAGAAGGAACAATAGAAGTTAGTGGCGCTTCGGGTTTTATGGAGAATCCAGATAACGGTACTGTCGATTATAATATGGATTTTGGTGATTTTACCGTATTTATGCCTTCAGGACTAGCTTATTTCAATGAAATACAAACTGGTATTCCTCAATATTCACCACTTATATTTAGTATTCAGTTATACGGAATGAATCAAACAGATCACGATAGTGATGGTATACCTTCTTATTTAGAAGATTTAGAGGCTGATTCTGATTTAAATGTTGATAGAGATGGTGATGGAGACTCAACAAATGATATTGGTGATAGAAACTTATCTAACGATGATACAGATGGAAGTGTAGTTCCCAATTTTTTTGATATAGATGATGATGGTGATGGAACGCTAACCATGGATGAAGTAACAGTTGATGATGCTAATGAAGATGGTTTTATTGATATAGATTTAGGTGAGATTATCTTTTATGACGATGATGGTGATGGAATACCAAACCATTTAGACCCCGACGATAGTGATCCTAAGAATGACTAG
- a CDS encoding outer membrane beta-barrel protein, protein MKNVLVFLILFNSFGLIAQEKGINFGVKAGLNYGDNGKIEFNDVTNAGSNLVSENADDRVGYHIGVFLRGDITDSFYLKPELQYTQNSSSFSLDNRKLDYNIKKLDLPILAGVYLLGPLHIFGGPSLQYIVDNDLEDIRLSEVKNEFTVGFQFGVGLQIRRLNIDLRYERGISENQAQTIDENTGQTIRVDSRPNQFIVSLALDL, encoded by the coding sequence ATGAAAAACGTATTAGTGTTTTTAATTCTTTTTAACTCCTTCGGACTTATCGCACAAGAAAAAGGAATCAACTTTGGTGTAAAAGCTGGTCTTAATTATGGAGATAATGGTAAAATTGAATTCAATGATGTTACCAACGCTGGTAGTAATTTAGTATCCGAAAATGCTGATGATCGTGTAGGTTATCACATTGGGGTTTTCTTAAGAGGAGATATTACTGACAGTTTTTATCTAAAACCAGAACTACAATATACTCAGAATAGCAGCTCATTTTCGCTTGATAACAGAAAACTAGATTACAATATAAAGAAACTAGATCTACCTATTCTGGCGGGGGTATACCTTTTAGGACCTTTACATATTTTTGGTGGTCCTTCATTACAATACATTGTAGACAATGACTTAGAAGATATAAGACTAAGTGAAGTGAAAAATGAATTTACTGTTGGTTTTCAATTTGGAGTTGGACTACAAATAAGACGTCTTAATATAGACTTAAGGTATGAAAGAGGAATTTCTGAAAATCAAGCTCAAACAATTGATGAAAATACAGGTCAAACAATCAGAGTAGATTCTAGACCAAATCAATTTATAGTAAGTTTAGCTTTAGATTTATAA